The DNA sequence CTGGCCAATCTGGAGGACGTGCTCGACGTCTACAGCGCCCCGGCCGCAGCGGGCGTGGTGCGCCTGTGTTTCGACGAGCGGCCCTGCCAACTGCTCGACCACGTGCTTACGCCGCTGCCGCCCAAGCCCAACGCGACCCAAAAAGAACACCAGGAGTACGTGCGAAAAGGCGTCTGCAACGTGCTGCTGGCTTATAACATCGACACAGGTCAGCGCCACTTACAGGTGACGACGACCAAAAATAAGGGCGATTACGCCCGTTTTATGGACTGGCTCGTGCAAACCCACTACCCCGAGGCGGCCAAAATCCAGCTCGTGCAAGACAATTACAGCACCCACACCTACGGGGCCTTTTACGAACACCTACCCCTCGAGACGGCCCGCTACCTGCGCCACACCCTCGAATTCCACTACACGCCCAAGCACGGCTCCTGGCTCAACATGGCGGAAATCGAATTTGCCGCCCTCTCCCGCCAGTGCCTGGACCAGCGTATCGCCACCCAGCAACGACTCGAACAAGAGGCATTGGCCTGGCAAGCCAAGCGCAACGCCGCCGCCACCAAAGTCAATTGGTCCTTCACCACCAAAAAGGCCCGCGATAAGTTGAAAAACAGATACGCTGAATTAACCAAAAAAACTGACGAAACTAAGTTGTCAGACCACTAGTCGATGGGCTGGGCCCCGTTGTAGAACTTGTCCACCAGCGGGTGGCCGAGGTAATCCCTGAACGGGCAGGCCGGGTTGTCGGCCACGGCCACCCCGATGCCGCCGCGCTGCTGATCGTTCTGAATATCGTTGGCCCCAAAAAACAAGTAGTACCGGCCGCCCTGCGCCGCTACGGCAGGAGCCCGCACGGCCCGGCCGCCCACCCCATAGTGCTGCGCGCCGCCACCGTAGACTGGCAACGCACCCGCGTTCGGAAACGCTAGCCCCACTGCTCTGTTGGGCCTGCTACGCAGGCCCAAAACCCCAACTCCTTTCTAGTTGCCGCGCCGCGCCCAGCCCAGCCCAGCCTGCCTGGGCCGGCCAGTACCGTACCCATACCTGCCCCCGAGTGCTATTAGCACAGCAAAGGATAGCAAAATAATTTTAAATATATAATTTATCTAATGTAATCTATTCCATACGCGTTACTCAACGGCAACCAGACGAAAACTTAAAAATCCAAAAGACATCGTAACCAAGGCACCACCGCGAAAGAAATAGTTTACAGCAATCGGCACATCAAAAAAGTGGTTAAAGACCAAATTGACAGCTAAAATGCCCATTCCTAGAACCAACATCAGATGCGCCAGCGTGAACTTTTTCATAAGAGTGACTTTGAGCAAGAAAAAACAGGATGTATCTAACACCACACAATGCAATCGTATGTGTCTGCTCAAATGTAAACAAAAATATAATACACCAAAGAAAATAACGCTTAACTAAAGTACGATTTAACCCGGAGGCGCGCATCGCCGCTGCCCATGGGCACTACCAGTAATTCACTGCTTGGGGGCTAACGCCAGCGGTTGGCCTTGGCCACACCGGCCCCCGGGCAAAACCCCACTTTCTTTGCACGGCAATTGCGCCCGCCGCGCCCGCGCGGGCTTCCAGCGCATTCGCCAGAGGGCCCTCGCCCTGCCGCCTGCGCCGTGGCGCCCGCCCAAACCCGCTTCCAGATGACAATTATTAACCCGCCGACTTTTTTTCCTGGCTCCAGCGCACCGACCTATTGGGAAACAAAAAAGCCCCTGACGTTACCGAAAGGGGCTTTTAGTGATCCCGCTGGGATTCGAACCCAGGACCCGTACATTAAAAGTGTACTGCTCTACCAGCTGAGCTACAGAATCATTTTGGGGGAAACAAGAAAGGCGTTACCTTCTTTGTGGGCACAAAAGTACGGCAAGCTTTTTGGCTGCGCAACTCCAACGCAAAAAAAAGTGCCTTGGTACTTCGCAGGGGCCCTATTGCTAGGGTTTATGGCACTGCCTTTCTGGGGATTGGGTGCCAACGCTGATCCGGGAAAAAATTTATCAGCGGCCCCGGCGGCCACTGCCGGGGCCCTGCCCCGGGTCGATTCGTTACTGGCGGCGCACCAGTACGCGGCGGCCACGGCCTTGCTGCGGCGGCAGGTGTGGGGCCAGCGTCGGGCCTCGGCGCGGGCACTACTGCAACTGGCCTACGCCCAGCAGCAGCTGGGCCACTACCCGGCCGCCCTGCTGTACCTGGGTTTGGCGCAGGCCCGGCAGCCCCGCCTCGATACCTGGCGGCAGCAGGCCATGCTGGCCGCCCGGCACCGCTTGGTGGGCTACCCCACCACCTGGCAACAGGAGCTGCGCGTGCGTGCCCAGCGCTACTACTATCCCGGCTTAGAGCTACTGCTGGCGGGGGCTGTGCTGGGGGCCGTGGGGCTGGGGTGGCGCTGGCGGCGCACCCGCCCAGGCGCCTGGCTCGGCTACGCGGGCTATTTGGGGATGGCGGGAACTTATCTGCTGGCCCTGGCCCCTACGCCGGTGGGCCTGGTGGCCCGGCAGGGCGCCGTGCTCATGGCCGGGCCGGGCGCGGGCGCGGCCTGGCTGAGCACCGCGGCGGCCGGCGACCGCCTGCTGGTACTGGGCCGCGAAGACATCTGGCTGCGCGTGCGCTGGCAGAACCGCGTGGCCTACGTGCGCGCCGACGACACCTTCGTTATCGAGTAGCGCCGCCGCACGAAGCGCAAAACGGCCGGGGCCCCAAAGGCCCCGGCCTGGCTTTTCTGGCCGAGAAATTATTACTGCATGTATTCCCACAGGCCTTGGGCGAGCAGGCCAAGAATGGGGCGTTGGTGCCAATGGTGGCGGTACAGCCCCCGGCCTTTGGCAGAGCAGTAGGGTTAAGTTTTAGTTGCACTTACCGAACTTGCCCTTGGCGTGCGCGCTGAGTTTGCGCCCGCATCCTAACTGCGTTTTTGTATTTCACTTTACGATGAGGACGACAGTTGCTTCCTGCGAAATAAAACGGGTGGTAAAACTGGTTCTCCGCGCCCTGGTAGGCGCAAAGAACCGGCAAAATCCTAGCCAGGCGCAGGCGTATTAAGGTTGGGGCAACTGCTGCCCTGGGGCCCCTAGAAATCGCCTTCTTCCTTGCGGAAGTTGGCCAGTACCAGCTTGTCCATCAGGCCGGGAAGCCACTTGTTCAGAAAAACCGTGAGCTTGCCCTGGCCCGTTAGCACGAGGGTGCGGCGGCGCTGCGCCACGGCCCGCAGCACGTGGGCGGCCACGGCCTCACTGGTCATCATCCGGCCTTCGTCGCGGGGGGTATCGTTCTGGGTTTGGCCGTTGGCCACCAGTGCGGCGTGGCGGATGTTGGAGGCGGTGAAGCCCGGCGCGGCCGTGAGCACGTTCACGCCCGCGGGCAATAGCTCGGTGCGCAGGGCTTCGAGGAAACCGTTCATGGCAAACTTGGAGGCCGAGTAGCCCGTGCGCCCCGGCAGCCCCCGGAAGCCCGCGATGCTGCTGATGCCCACCACGGTGCCCTTACTAGCCAGCAGGTGCGGCAGGGCGGCCTTGGTGGTGTACACGGTGCCGAAAAAGTTGGTTTGCATGAGCTGCTCCAGCACCCGCACGTCCACGTCGGCAAACTTGGCGCGCATGCTCAGGCCGGCGTTGTTGATGAGCACGTCGAGGCCCCCGAAGCGGGCCACGGTGGCAGCCACGGCGCGGGTGGCGGCGGCGGCATCGCCCACGTCGGCCTGCACGGTGAGGTGGGCCACGCCGGCGGCGGCCAGGGCCCCGGCGGTGTCGGCGAGGCGGGCCGCGTCGCGGCCGGTCACGGCCACGGCGTACCCGGCGCGGCCAAAGGCCAGGGCGCAGGCCCGGCCGATGCCAGACGTACCCCCGGTGATGAGCACAGTTTTTTGGGACATAATAAACGCTGGAAACGAAAGCCCAAAACTACGGCTGCGTGCCCGCGCCGCACGGGCCCCAAGCCCGCGCAACTGGGGACACCAGCGACGAAAAATGCCCACTGGCCAACTCCCGGGCGGGGGCCTCAGTTTCGTGGGCTACATTTAACCACGGAAAAAATCTACCCCTTGCTTTTTGCTTATGCGCCACGGTGTACGCCTTTGGAAATCACTGC is a window from the Hymenobacter nivis genome containing:
- a CDS encoding IS630 family transposase codes for the protein MWCIGTITGEYLANLEDVLDVYSAPAAAGVVRLCFDERPCQLLDHVLTPLPPKPNATQKEHQEYVRKGVCNVLLAYNIDTGQRHLQVTTTKNKGDYARFMDWLVQTHYPEAAKIQLVQDNYSTHTYGAFYEHLPLETARYLRHTLEFHYTPKHGSWLNMAEIEFAALSRQCLDQRIATQQRLEQEALAWQAKRNAAATKVNWSFTTKKARDKLKNRYAELTKKTDETKLSDH
- a CDS encoding SDR family oxidoreductase, yielding MSQKTVLITGGTSGIGRACALAFGRAGYAVAVTGRDAARLADTAGALAAAGVAHLTVQADVGDAAAATRAVAATVARFGGLDVLINNAGLSMRAKFADVDVRVLEQLMQTNFFGTVYTTKAALPHLLASKGTVVGISSIAGFRGLPGRTGYSASKFAMNGFLEALRTELLPAGVNVLTAAPGFTASNIRHAALVANGQTQNDTPRDEGRMMTSEAVAAHVLRAVAQRRRTLVLTGQGKLTVFLNKWLPGLMDKLVLANFRKEEGDF